The following proteins come from a genomic window of Citrobacter europaeus:
- the torS gene encoding TMAO reductase system sensor histidine kinase/response regulator TorS, with amino-acid sequence MNLSLTKRLWIGFALMAALTLMSTLVGWYNLRFVSQVEQANTQALIPTMDMARQLSEASAWELFSAQNLTTADNENMWLAQGRMLTAQSLKITALLKTLREQGFDTSAIEQQEKEIAQSLSHQGEMVGERLKLREQQQQLSQQLVEATANVAEMARGQASNAATSAGATQASIYDLIESHQGQAAEHALDRLIDIDLEYYNQMNELRLSALRVQQMVMNLGNNQAQNNLAALENQLNAAVRVLHRRQIRIEDPVVRAQVADAVNSISRYVDLLALYRQDNDITTRLQILSQNNIEQFTRFSSEVSQLVEIIGQRNQTGLAHLKQASQRGQTLLLLLGAVSLCLLILILWRVVYRSVTRPLAQQTQALQRLLEGDIDSPFPETAGVRELDTIGRLMDAFRASVHALNSHREHLAAQVKARTAELRSMVSEHRLARAEAEKANQAKSAFLAAMSHEIRTPLYGILGTAQLLSDNPALAQHQENLRAITDSGESLLTILNDILDYSAIEAGGKNVAIGDEPFEPRPLLESTLQLMHSRVAGRPVALIMDFADDVPDSLRGDPRRIRQIITNLLNNALRFTDRGHIILRSRCEDQDWYIEVEDTGCGIDPARQGDIFQPFVQVSGKRGGTGLGLTISASLAQAMLGELSVTSTPGVGSCFRLRLPLRAGAMPVAKSVPRAISLQGLRILLIEDNPLTQRISTEMLTLNGAQVTAADNAAAALTILQQDAHYDAALVDFDLPDIDGITLAQQLTCAYPMLNLIGFSAHVIDETLNQRTSTLFLGVIQKPVPRDELSRLIMHYLYGYAPLPVASENDNKRLDTQQLAGDIQLMGWQKVHEWLALFKQHTLPVLDEIDNARAAHDREKIKRLAHQLKSSCASMGMRSASSVCAALEQQPLADFSLREEVQLSLKEVETWLEKENSSQFAEAGHLK; translated from the coding sequence GTGAATTTATCTCTGACCAAACGACTGTGGATAGGCTTTGCGCTGATGGCGGCGCTGACCCTCATGAGTACGCTGGTAGGCTGGTATAACCTGCGTTTTGTCAGCCAGGTTGAGCAGGCCAATACCCAGGCGCTGATCCCGACCATGGACATGGCGCGCCAGCTCAGCGAAGCCAGCGCCTGGGAACTGTTTTCCGCGCAGAATCTGACCACCGCAGATAATGAAAATATGTGGCTGGCTCAGGGGCGTATGTTAACCGCCCAAAGTCTGAAAATAACCGCATTACTGAAAACTCTTCGCGAACAGGGCTTTGATACTTCGGCCATTGAACAACAGGAAAAAGAGATCGCCCAGTCGTTAAGCCATCAGGGGGAAATGGTTGGCGAACGGCTGAAACTGCGCGAGCAACAGCAACAACTCAGCCAACAACTTGTTGAGGCTACCGCCAACGTTGCCGAAATGGCGCGCGGGCAGGCCAGTAATGCCGCCACCTCGGCGGGCGCTACGCAGGCAAGCATTTATGATTTAATTGAAAGCCATCAGGGGCAGGCGGCTGAACACGCTCTCGACAGGCTTATCGATATTGATCTGGAATATTATAACCAGATGAATGAGCTGCGCCTGAGCGCGCTACGCGTGCAGCAAATGGTGATGAATCTGGGGAATAACCAGGCGCAGAATAACCTGGCGGCGCTGGAAAACCAGCTGAATGCCGCCGTCAGAGTGCTTCATCGCCGACAAATACGCATTGAAGATCCGGTGGTACGCGCTCAGGTTGCCGACGCAGTAAATTCAATTAGCCGTTATGTCGATCTGCTGGCCCTGTATCGTCAGGACAATGACATTACTACCCGCTTACAGATCTTATCGCAAAACAATATCGAGCAATTTACCCGTTTCAGTAGCGAAGTCAGTCAGTTGGTGGAAATCATCGGCCAACGCAATCAGACCGGGCTGGCGCATCTCAAACAGGCCAGCCAGCGCGGGCAAACGCTGCTGCTGCTGTTAGGTGCGGTATCATTATGCTTGTTAATTCTCATTCTTTGGCGCGTGGTTTACCGCTCGGTCACGCGTCCGTTGGCGCAGCAAACCCAGGCGTTACAGCGTCTGCTTGAAGGTGATATCGACTCCCCATTTCCGGAAACCGCAGGCGTTCGCGAACTGGACACCATTGGGCGGTTGATGGATGCCTTTCGCGCCAGCGTTCACGCCCTGAATAGCCACCGCGAACATTTGGCCGCTCAGGTTAAAGCACGCACCGCCGAGCTGCGGTCGATGGTGTCTGAACATCGGCTGGCGCGTGCGGAAGCCGAAAAAGCTAACCAGGCAAAATCGGCGTTTCTTGCCGCCATGAGCCATGAAATACGCACCCCGCTATACGGAATCCTCGGCACTGCGCAGTTGCTCTCAGACAATCCCGCACTGGCGCAGCATCAGGAGAATCTGCGCGCAATCACCGACTCTGGCGAGTCTCTGCTGACCATCCTCAACGATATTCTTGACTATTCCGCCATCGAAGCGGGCGGAAAAAATGTGGCCATCGGTGATGAACCCTTTGAGCCCAGGCCATTGCTGGAAAGTACGCTTCAGCTCATGCACAGTCGCGTTGCGGGTCGCCCGGTCGCATTGATTATGGATTTTGCCGACGACGTACCCGACTCCTTACGCGGCGATCCGCGCCGCATCCGGCAAATCATAACTAACCTATTAAACAACGCACTGCGCTTTACCGATCGGGGGCACATCATCCTGCGTAGTCGGTGTGAAGACCAGGATTGGTACATTGAGGTTGAGGACACGGGATGCGGGATTGATCCTGCCCGTCAGGGCGACATTTTTCAGCCGTTTGTTCAGGTAAGCGGTAAACGTGGGGGAACCGGGCTTGGACTCACCATCAGCGCCAGCCTCGCGCAGGCGATGCTGGGAGAACTCAGCGTCACCAGCACACCAGGGGTAGGAAGCTGCTTTCGTTTGCGTCTGCCATTACGGGCAGGCGCGATGCCGGTAGCGAAATCCGTTCCACGAGCGATATCATTACAGGGTTTACGCATACTGCTTATCGAGGATAACCCTCTCACGCAGCGCATCAGCACAGAAATGCTCACCCTCAATGGCGCACAGGTTACCGCTGCCGACAATGCCGCTGCGGCACTAACCATACTGCAGCAAGACGCCCATTATGATGCCGCCCTGGTTGATTTCGATCTTCCGGATATCGACGGCATCACGCTGGCGCAGCAGTTAACCTGCGCATACCCAATGCTAAATCTGATAGGCTTTAGCGCGCACGTCATCGACGAAACGCTAAACCAAAGAACCAGTACCCTGTTTCTCGGCGTTATTCAAAAACCGGTTCCCCGGGATGAACTCAGTCGGTTAATTATGCATTATTTGTACGGTTACGCGCCTCTCCCGGTTGCATCAGAAAATGACAACAAACGGTTAGATACCCAGCAATTAGCCGGAGATATTCAGCTAATGGGATGGCAAAAGGTACACGAATGGTTAGCGCTCTTTAAGCAACATACCCTTCCTGTATTAGATGAGATTGATAATGCGCGCGCAGCACACGATCGCGAGAAGATAAAACGTCTGGCGCATCAGCTAAAAAGCAGTTGCGCCAGCATGGGAATGCGTTCTGCCAGCAGCGTTTGTGCCGCACTTGAACAACAGCCGTTAGCTGATT
- the torT gene encoding TMAO reductase system periplasmic protein TorT, with protein MRVLVFLLITLFPGLGHATVPALLRWQDSQQAVPAPQTDVTANKIWKLCALYPSLKDSYWLSVNYGMLEAAKKYGVSLKVLEAGGYRQLNMQKSQIAQCQQWGADAILLGSSTTTFPDLQTQVGSLPVIEVVNAIHDATVKARVGVPWFQMGYQPGRYLVKWSGGKPLKVLLLPGPDDAGGSREMVEGFRQAIAGSQVHIVDVALGDNDIEVQRNLLQEMLERHPDVDVVAGTAIAAEAAMGETRNQGTPLTVVSFYLSHQVYRGLKRERIIMAASDQMVWQGELAIQQAIRILQGQPVSENISPPILVLTPKNADSQHVKCSLSPGGFRPVYLYQYTSAAKK; from the coding sequence ATGCGCGTATTGGTTTTCCTGCTTATCACGCTTTTTCCCGGTCTGGGTCACGCGACCGTGCCCGCACTACTGCGCTGGCAGGATAGCCAGCAGGCTGTCCCGGCGCCGCAAACGGACGTTACTGCAAACAAAATCTGGAAACTGTGCGCGCTGTATCCCAGCCTGAAGGATTCTTACTGGCTTTCCGTAAATTACGGCATGCTTGAGGCGGCGAAAAAATACGGAGTGAGCCTGAAGGTGCTTGAAGCGGGAGGGTATCGTCAGTTAAACATGCAAAAATCTCAAATCGCTCAGTGCCAGCAATGGGGCGCGGATGCCATTTTGTTAGGCAGCAGCACGACGACTTTTCCAGATTTGCAGACCCAGGTTGGATCGCTGCCTGTTATTGAGGTGGTGAATGCGATCCATGACGCGACGGTAAAGGCGCGGGTTGGGGTTCCGTGGTTTCAGATGGGGTATCAGCCAGGCCGCTATCTGGTTAAGTGGAGCGGCGGTAAACCGCTAAAGGTCTTATTATTGCCCGGGCCTGACGACGCCGGAGGCAGTCGTGAGATGGTGGAAGGATTCCGCCAGGCGATTGCCGGCAGTCAGGTGCACATTGTGGATGTGGCGTTAGGGGATAATGATATTGAAGTTCAGCGCAACCTGTTGCAGGAGATGCTTGAGCGTCACCCGGATGTTGACGTAGTGGCCGGTACGGCAATTGCTGCGGAAGCCGCCATGGGGGAGACGCGGAATCAGGGCACGCCGCTAACCGTAGTCTCTTTTTATCTGTCGCACCAGGTGTATCGCGGGCTTAAACGCGAAAGAATCATAATGGCTGCCAGCGATCAGATGGTCTGGCAAGGTGAACTGGCGATTCAGCAGGCTATCAGGATATTACAAGGGCAACCGGTGTCGGAAAATATCAGCCCACCGATCCTGGTGCTCACCCCGAAAAATGCCGACAGCCAGCATGTTAAGTGCTCGCTGTCACCCGGCGGATTCCGTCCTGTTTATCTGTATCAGTACACGTCAGCCGCTAAAAAATAG
- the torR gene encoding two-component system response regulator TorR — protein MSHHIVIVEDEPVTQARLQAYFEQEGYHVSVTASGAGLREILSQHPVDLILLDINLPDENGLMLTRALRERSTVGIILVTGRSDQIDRIVGLEMGADDYVTKPLELRELVVRVKNLLWRIDLARQAQPEAKDNCYQFAGYCLNVSRHTLELGEEAIKLTRAEYEMLVAFVTNPGEILSRERLLRMLSARRVDNPDLRTVDVLIRRLRHKLRADLLVTQHGEGYFLAADVY, from the coding sequence ATGTCGCATCACATTGTAATTGTTGAAGATGAACCCGTGACCCAGGCACGGTTACAGGCTTATTTTGAACAGGAAGGTTATCATGTCTCTGTCACCGCCAGCGGAGCCGGCCTGCGTGAAATCCTGTCGCAGCACCCTGTGGATCTTATTCTGTTGGATATTAACCTCCCGGATGAAAATGGCTTAATGCTGACCCGTGCCCTGCGAGAACGTTCAACGGTAGGGATCATTCTGGTAACGGGCCGTAGTGACCAAATTGACCGTATCGTTGGCCTGGAAATGGGCGCTGATGATTATGTCACCAAGCCGCTGGAGCTACGTGAACTGGTGGTACGGGTGAAAAACTTGCTCTGGCGGATCGACCTTGCCCGTCAGGCGCAGCCGGAGGCCAAAGACAACTGCTATCAGTTTGCCGGGTATTGTCTGAATGTCTCTCGTCATACCCTGGAACTGGGTGAAGAGGCGATCAAACTCACCCGCGCCGAATATGAAATGCTGGTCGCTTTTGTCACCAATCCGGGGGAGATTCTCAGCCGCGAACGTTTACTGCGCATGCTTTCGGCACGACGGGTGGACAATCCAGACTTACGCACCGTAGATGTGCTGATCCGCCGTTTACGCCACAAGCTACGAGCGGATTTACTGGTGACGCAGCATGGGGAAGGCTATTTTTTAGCGGCTGACGTGTACTGA
- the torC gene encoding pentaheme c-type cytochrome TorC, whose product MRELWRALLRPSARWSVLALVVIGIVVGIALIVLPHVGIKLTSSTEFCVSCHSMQPVYEEYKQSAHFQNASGVRAECHDCHIPSDIPGMVKRKLEASNDIYQTFVAHSIDTPEKFEAKRAELAEREWTRMKENNSATCRSCHNYDAMDHAKQHPEAARQMKIAAKDNQSCIDCHKGIAHQLPDMSSGFRKQFDELRARANDDGDTLYSLDIKPIYAAKGDKEPAGSLLPASEVKVLKRDGDWLQIEIVGWTESNGRQRVLAQLPGKRIFVASIRGDIQQHVKNLEQTTVAETNTQWSKLQATAWMQKGDMVNDIKPIWAYADSLYNGTCNQCHGAPEKEHFDANGWIGTLNGMIGFTSLDKREERTLLKYLQMNASDTTEKPHGDKGESNEK is encoded by the coding sequence ATGCGGGAACTTTGGAGGGCGCTACTCAGACCGAGCGCACGTTGGTCAGTGTTGGCGCTGGTCGTCATCGGGATTGTGGTTGGTATCGCGCTGATCGTTTTGCCGCACGTTGGCATCAAATTAACCAGCTCTACCGAGTTTTGCGTGAGCTGCCACAGCATGCAGCCGGTTTATGAAGAATATAAACAGTCCGCGCATTTTCAGAATGCCTCTGGAGTGCGCGCAGAATGCCATGACTGTCACATTCCTTCAGATATTCCGGGCATGGTGAAGCGTAAGCTGGAAGCAAGCAACGATATTTATCAGACCTTTGTTGCCCACTCTATAGATACGCCTGAAAAATTCGAGGCCAAACGCGCCGAGCTGGCGGAGCGAGAATGGACACGGATGAAAGAGAACAACTCTGCTACCTGCCGCTCCTGTCATAACTATGATGCGATGGATCATGCTAAGCAGCATCCTGAAGCCGCACGCCAGATGAAGATTGCGGCCAAGGACAACCAATCCTGTATCGACTGCCATAAAGGTATCGCGCACCAGCTTCCCGATATGAGCAGTGGTTTCCGCAAACAGTTTGACGAGTTACGCGCCAGGGCGAACGACGATGGCGATACGCTCTACTCTCTGGACATCAAGCCTATTTATGCCGCTAAGGGTGATAAAGAACCTGCTGGCTCACTGCTACCCGCCTCTGAAGTAAAAGTGTTAAAGCGTGATGGTGATTGGCTGCAAATTGAAATTGTGGGCTGGACCGAGAGTAACGGACGCCAGCGCGTGTTGGCGCAACTGCCGGGCAAGCGCATTTTTGTGGCCTCCATTCGTGGTGACATCCAGCAGCACGTGAAAAATCTGGAGCAAACTACCGTCGCGGAAACGAATACGCAGTGGAGCAAGCTGCAGGCCACCGCCTGGATGCAAAAGGGCGATATGGTCAACGACATCAAACCTATCTGGGCCTATGCCGACTCGCTCTATAACGGAACCTGTAACCAATGCCACGGCGCGCCAGAGAAAGAACACTTTGACGCTAACGGCTGGATTGGCACGTTGAACGGCATGATTGGATTTACCAGTCTGGATAAACGTGAAGAACGTACCTTGCTGAAATATTTGCAGATGAATGCCTCTGACACTACGGAGAAGCCGCATGGCGATAAGGGAGAAAGCAATGAAAAATAA
- the torA gene encoding trimethylamine-N-oxide reductase TorA produces MKNNDLFQASRRRFLLQLGGLTVAGMLGPSLLTPRSANAAEVQGAGVKEGILTGSHWGAIRATVVDGRFIEAKPFEHDKYPSKMIAGLPDHVHGGTRIRYPMVRVDWLRKRHQSDTTQRGDNRFVRVSWDEALDFFYQELERIQKTYGPSALLTASGWQSTGMFHNASGMLARAIALHGNSVGTGGDYSTGAAQVILPRVVGSMEVYEQQTSWPLVLKNSKTIVLWGSDLIKNQQANWWCPDHDVYEYYEQLKDKVARGEISVISVDPVITSTHDYLGRDKVKHIAVNPQADVPLQLALAHTLFTEKLYDKHFLDNYCVGFEQFLPYLLGESDGQPKDAQWAEKICGIDADTIRELARQMAGGRTQIIAGWCVQRMQHGEQWAWMIVVLASMLGQIGLPGGGFGFGWHYNGAGTPGRKGVILSGFSGSTTVAPVHDSTDFKGYSSTIPIARFIDAILEPGKKINWNGKTVKLPPLKMCVFAGTNPFHRHQQINRIIEGWRKLETVIAIDNQWTSTCRFADIVLPATTQFERNDLDQYGNHSNRGIIAMKQLVQPQFEARNDFDIFRDLCRLFNREEAFTEGLDEMGWLKRIWQESSQQGKGRGVHLPAFDVFWNQQEYVEFEHPQMFVRHQAFREDPDLEPLGTPSGLIEIFSKTIADMQYDDCQGHPMWFEKIERSHGGPGSQRWPLHLQSVHPDFRLHSQLCESEALRKHYAVSGKEPVFINPQDASARGIRNGDIVRVFNARGQVLAGAVVSDLYTPGVARIHEGAWYDPDNGGETGALCKYGNPNVLTLDIGTSQLAQATSAHTTLVEIEKYTGKVDNVTAFSGPIKMVAQCEYVPAEKVTS; encoded by the coding sequence ATGAAAAATAACGATCTCTTTCAGGCATCTCGCCGACGTTTTCTACTGCAGTTGGGCGGCTTGACCGTAGCCGGTATGTTGGGACCTTCTCTGCTTACGCCCCGTAGCGCCAATGCTGCAGAGGTGCAGGGAGCTGGCGTCAAAGAGGGGATCCTGACCGGTTCTCACTGGGGGGCAATCCGTGCCACTGTTGTTGATGGCCGTTTTATTGAGGCCAAACCGTTTGAGCATGATAAATACCCGTCAAAAATGATCGCCGGACTGCCGGATCACGTACATGGCGGCACGCGTATTCGCTATCCCATGGTCCGCGTCGACTGGTTGCGTAAACGCCATCAGAGCGATACCACACAGCGCGGAGATAACCGCTTTGTGCGCGTTTCGTGGGATGAAGCGCTGGACTTCTTCTATCAGGAGCTGGAGCGCATTCAGAAGACCTATGGTCCGAGCGCGCTGCTGACGGCCAGCGGCTGGCAATCAACCGGCATGTTCCATAATGCTTCCGGGATGCTGGCGCGCGCCATTGCGCTGCATGGCAACAGCGTGGGTACCGGGGGCGACTATTCCACCGGTGCTGCTCAGGTGATCCTGCCGCGCGTGGTCGGGTCAATGGAGGTATATGAACAGCAGACTTCCTGGCCGCTGGTACTGAAAAATAGCAAAACGATTGTGCTGTGGGGTTCCGACCTGATTAAAAATCAGCAGGCGAACTGGTGGTGTCCGGATCATGATGTCTATGAATACTACGAGCAACTGAAGGACAAAGTGGCGCGCGGCGAGATCTCGGTTATCAGCGTTGATCCGGTCATCACCTCGACTCACGACTACCTGGGCCGCGACAAGGTTAAGCACATCGCCGTGAACCCGCAGGCTGATGTGCCGCTACAGCTGGCGCTGGCGCACACGCTCTTTACCGAGAAGCTCTACGATAAGCATTTTCTTGATAACTACTGCGTTGGGTTTGAGCAATTTCTGCCTTATTTGCTGGGCGAAAGTGACGGACAGCCTAAAGATGCGCAGTGGGCGGAAAAAATATGCGGGATTGATGCCGATACGATTCGTGAACTGGCACGGCAGATGGCGGGCGGCAGAACGCAGATTATTGCCGGCTGGTGCGTGCAGCGTATGCAGCACGGGGAGCAGTGGGCATGGATGATTGTGGTGCTGGCCTCAATGCTTGGACAAATCGGCTTACCCGGCGGTGGGTTTGGCTTTGGCTGGCACTACAACGGCGCGGGCACCCCGGGGCGTAAAGGCGTTATCCTGAGCGGATTTTCTGGTTCCACTACCGTTGCGCCTGTACATGACAGCACCGATTTTAAGGGCTACAGCAGCACTATTCCGATCGCACGTTTTATCGATGCGATTCTGGAACCGGGCAAAAAAATTAACTGGAACGGAAAAACCGTCAAGCTGCCGCCGTTAAAGATGTGCGTTTTTGCCGGGACTAACCCTTTCCATCGTCACCAGCAGATCAACCGTATTATTGAAGGCTGGCGTAAGCTGGAAACCGTTATCGCCATCGATAATCAGTGGACGTCGACCTGTCGATTCGCCGATATCGTCTTGCCCGCAACGACCCAGTTTGAGCGTAACGATCTCGACCAGTATGGCAACCACTCTAACCGCGGCATTATCGCTATGAAACAGCTGGTGCAGCCGCAGTTTGAAGCGCGTAATGATTTCGATATTTTCCGCGATCTTTGCCGCCTCTTTAATCGTGAAGAAGCCTTCACCGAAGGGCTGGATGAGATGGGGTGGTTGAAACGGATCTGGCAGGAAAGTAGCCAGCAGGGGAAAGGGCGCGGGGTTCATCTCCCGGCTTTTGACGTTTTCTGGAATCAGCAGGAGTATGTTGAATTCGAACATCCACAGATGTTTGTTCGTCATCAGGCCTTCCGCGAAGATCCCGATCTTGAGCCGTTGGGTACGCCGAGTGGTTTGATCGAGATTTTCTCAAAAACGATTGCCGATATGCAGTATGACGACTGCCAGGGGCATCCGATGTGGTTTGAGAAAATCGAACGTTCCCACGGTGGGCCGGGGTCGCAGCGTTGGCCGCTGCATCTGCAATCGGTTCACCCGGATTTCCGTCTGCACTCGCAGCTTTGTGAATCTGAAGCGCTACGTAAACATTATGCGGTAAGTGGTAAAGAGCCGGTATTTATCAACCCGCAGGATGCCAGCGCAAGGGGGATTCGCAACGGTGATATTGTCCGTGTGTTTAACGCACGTGGACAAGTACTGGCCGGAGCGGTTGTCTCCGATCTTTACACTCCGGGCGTGGCGCGTATTCACGAAGGTGCCTGGTACGATCCTGACAACGGTGGAGAAACCGGGGCGCTGTGTAAATACGGCAATCCGAACGTGTTAACGTTAGATATCGGCACGTCTCAACTGGCGCAGGCAACCAGCGCCCATACTACGCTGGTGGAAATTGAGAAATATACCGGCAAAGTGGATAACGTGACGGCGTTCAGCGGCCCGATAAAAATGGTGGCGCAGTGCGAATATGTCCCGGCAGAGAAGGTGACGTCATGA
- the torD gene encoding molecular chaperone TorD: MMKRSSLTTEQIACVYAWLAQLFSRERDDQSLALLQASEMAEWFAVLKDEPSLEAEVLLLEEKIAALQVREDATLELAADFCSLFLMSDKHAALPYASAHLEGGQNYGVIKQLLSDAGMQVSDTFSESADHLAIFIELLSHLHFSLGESGLSRQRIDALRRETLVGLLRWLPTFTAKCRRYDDFGFYGALSQLLLALVRLDNQN, from the coding sequence ATGATGAAACGCTCTTCCCTGACCACAGAACAGATAGCCTGCGTTTACGCCTGGCTGGCGCAGTTGTTTTCCCGGGAGCGTGACGACCAAAGCCTGGCGCTTTTACAGGCCAGCGAAATGGCTGAGTGGTTCGCGGTGCTAAAAGATGAACCGTCGCTTGAGGCGGAAGTTCTTTTGCTGGAGGAGAAAATTGCTGCGCTTCAGGTGCGCGAAGACGCTACCCTGGAACTGGCGGCTGATTTTTGCAGCCTGTTTCTGATGTCGGACAAACATGCGGCGTTACCCTATGCGTCGGCTCATCTGGAAGGCGGGCAGAATTACGGAGTTATTAAACAATTGTTATCTGATGCGGGCATGCAGGTAAGCGATACGTTTAGCGAGTCAGCCGATCATCTGGCGATTTTTATCGAACTGTTAAGCCATCTGCATTTTTCTCTCGGAGAGTCCGGGCTTAGCCGCCAGCGTATTGATGCACTGCGCAGAGAAACGCTGGTGGGGCTGTTACGCTGGTTACCGACGTTCACCGCCAAATGCCGCCGCTATGATGACTTTGGTTTCTACGGCGCGCTGAGTCAGCTGTTGCTGGCGTTGGTCAGACTGGATAATCAGAACTGA
- the uspF gene encoding universal stress protein UspF — protein sequence MYRSILVPIDISETDLTRHVVPQVQAHAKTAKVHFLAVIPTVPFYASLGLAYSTEFPDRSGLQAKASEKLEEIIKQFNIPAGRSQTHVVYGPPKDQILKLAEAVDAELIVIASHKPGFSTYLLGSTAAAVVRHAKCPVLVVR from the coding sequence ATGTATCGCTCAATTCTGGTGCCCATTGATATCTCTGAAACCGATTTAACCCGCCATGTTGTTCCCCAGGTCCAGGCGCATGCCAAAACCGCTAAGGTCCACTTTTTAGCCGTTATTCCTACCGTTCCGTTTTATGCCTCGCTGGGGCTGGCCTACTCTACCGAATTTCCGGACAGAAGTGGTCTGCAGGCCAAGGCCAGCGAAAAACTCGAAGAAATTATTAAGCAGTTCAATATTCCTGCTGGCAGGAGTCAGACTCATGTCGTTTATGGCCCGCCGAAGGACCAGATCCTCAAGCTAGCGGAAGCGGTTGACGCCGAGCTTATTGTCATCGCCTCACATAAGCCCGGTTTTAGCACATATCTGCTGGGGTCAACGGCGGCAGCCGTCGTACGCCACGCGAAATGCCCAGTGCTGGTTGTGCGGTGA
- a CDS encoding NapC/NirT family cytochrome c, which yields MRKINKTILWTMLLSIVLGAVIVLAGQWTLHKTSSTEFCLSCHTMQAPYEEYTGSVHFQNQKGIRAECADCHIPQGGLDYLVAKLRASKDVYHQFITKKIDTPEKFEEHRLEMAQTVWAQLKASDSATCRSCHSMDAMDLAAQSADAQKMHKMGIAEKQTCIDCHKGVAHFPPEVKMDDSALKGLEAQSASTPASATELYAVSNTALGDLGTVYPATKMQVLKSTDNTRQVEIRGSQMQGSEQVIYYAAGQRLILASLSEKGQQSLKILSDWKKDDYGNAWRDVVLQGEWSGSALASREPMWDYARKLDNVYCAGCHAPIPANHFTLNAWPSVAKGMGARTNISETELDILSRYFQYNAKDMNK from the coding sequence ATGAGAAAAATAAATAAAACCATCCTCTGGACGATGCTGCTGTCCATTGTTCTTGGGGCTGTTATCGTTTTGGCAGGGCAATGGACCCTGCACAAAACGTCAAGCACGGAATTCTGTTTATCGTGCCATACAATGCAGGCCCCCTATGAGGAATATACCGGTTCGGTTCACTTTCAGAATCAGAAAGGGATTCGTGCAGAGTGCGCGGATTGTCATATCCCGCAAGGCGGCCTGGATTATCTGGTGGCTAAACTGCGGGCCTCAAAAGATGTTTATCATCAGTTCATAACCAAAAAAATCGATACCCCGGAAAAATTTGAAGAACACCGTCTGGAGATGGCGCAAACCGTCTGGGCACAGCTCAAGGCGAGTGATTCTGCGACCTGCCGTAGCTGTCACAGCATGGACGCGATGGATCTTGCCGCACAAAGCGCAGATGCGCAGAAAATGCACAAAATGGGCATCGCGGAAAAGCAAACCTGTATTGATTGCCACAAAGGCGTCGCCCATTTCCCACCTGAAGTAAAAATGGATGACAGCGCGCTCAAAGGGCTTGAAGCACAGTCAGCCTCCACTCCTGCCTCGGCAACTGAGCTTTATGCCGTAAGCAACACCGCGCTTGGCGATTTGGGAACCGTTTACCCTGCAACAAAAATGCAGGTCCTGAAATCAACGGACAATACGCGACAGGTCGAGATTCGCGGGAGCCAGATGCAGGGAAGTGAACAGGTCATTTACTACGCGGCAGGACAGCGTTTGATTCTTGCCAGCCTGAGTGAAAAAGGTCAGCAGTCGCTGAAAATCCTCTCCGACTGGAAAAAAGATGATTACGGCAATGCGTGGCGAGATGTGGTACTGCAGGGTGAATGGAGCGGTTCCGCTCTCGCCAGCCGCGAACCCATGTGGGATTACGCACGCAAACTCGACAATGTGTATTGCGCGGGCTGCCATGCGCCAATTCCGGCGAATCATTTTACGCTCAACGCCTGGCCTTCAGTAGCGAAAGGGATGGGCGCTCGCACCAATATCAGTGAAACCGAACTGGATATCCTGAGCCGTTACTTCCAGTACAACGCTAAAGACATGAACAAATAA